In the Gemmatimonadota bacterium genome, one interval contains:
- a CDS encoding PorV/PorQ family protein — MKRLTIYTMLLAVGLLGSDAWAQDYKLPSGVRAGQHRTKEFHGTGRASFHALKVGQSARAAAMGDAFTAAADDINAMFWNTAALTHIERFEYALGYTRWMVDSKFFNGAVAWRYGQQTFGLSVIQFDAGTSRETTPLDPQGRFTRDISAGDIFINFGYAYKMTDKLSLGASVKWIQETLDQDKINSASFDFSSVFYTGFGSSRLAMTLRNFGKDQELVIPGSLPQGTSIAQPLIYTIALAMEPYGRKGDPTYLTVAAELVHHIDDRERWHVGGELWVANTLALRAGYRGRYDLGTWTLGGGVQKDLGVGRRIGVDFAYINFGHLFDPPLRVSITGSF; from the coding sequence ATACGATGCTCCTGGCCGTCGGGCTTTTGGGGTCAGACGCCTGGGCGCAGGACTACAAGTTGCCGTCCGGCGTGCGCGCGGGTCAGCATCGGACAAAAGAGTTCCACGGAACCGGACGGGCTTCGTTCCACGCATTGAAGGTGGGGCAAAGCGCGCGGGCAGCCGCAATGGGCGATGCATTTACAGCCGCAGCCGACGACATCAATGCGATGTTCTGGAACACAGCGGCATTGACCCATATCGAGCGATTCGAATATGCCCTGGGATATACCCGCTGGATGGTAGATTCGAAATTCTTCAACGGTGCGGTCGCCTGGCGATACGGCCAGCAGACCTTTGGGCTGTCGGTCATTCAGTTTGACGCGGGCACCTCCCGAGAGACCACGCCTCTGGATCCACAGGGGCGCTTCACGCGGGATATATCGGCCGGCGATATTTTCATAAACTTCGGTTATGCGTACAAGATGACCGATAAATTGTCGCTGGGTGCATCTGTAAAGTGGATTCAAGAGACCCTGGACCAGGACAAGATCAACAGTGCCTCATTCGACTTTTCCAGTGTTTTTTACACCGGATTTGGCAGTTCGCGCCTGGCCATGACGCTTCGCAACTTCGGCAAAGACCAGGAACTCGTGATTCCCGGTTCTCTGCCGCAGGGCACTTCGATTGCCCAGCCCTTGATCTACACCATCGCTTTGGCGATGGAGCCTTACGGACGCAAGGGAGACCCCACATATCTAACCGTAGCAGCAGAACTCGTACATCACATCGATGACCGCGAGCGCTGGCACGTAGGCGGCGAATTGTGGGTAGCCAACACGCTGGCATTGCGAGCCGGTTACCGGGGGCGTTACGACCTGGGCACCTGGACACTGGGCGGCGGCGTCCAAAAGGATTTGGGCGTGGGACGGAGGATCGGCGTCGATTTTGCATATATAAATTTCGGCCACTTATTTGATCCGCCCCTGCGCGTATCCATAACCGGATCGTTCTAA